The Streptomyces sp. NBC_01353 genome contains a region encoding:
- a CDS encoding response regulator transcription factor produces MRLLLVEDDDHVAAALSAVLAKHGFTVTHARNGEEALQAVLPAAHGERPSYGVILLDLGLPDQDGYQVCGRIRKLTATPVIMVTARADVRSRIHGLNLGADDYVVKPYDTGELLARIHAVSRRRAGGEESGAAGEDAALRLGSVVIELPTRRVSVDGAPVQLTRKEFDLLALLAQRPGVVFRREQIISEVWRTSWEGTGRTLEVHVASLRSKLAMPALIETVRGVGYRLVAPAA; encoded by the coding sequence ATGAGACTTCTGCTCGTCGAGGACGACGACCATGTCGCCGCGGCTCTGTCCGCCGTACTGGCGAAGCACGGGTTCACGGTCACGCACGCTCGGAACGGCGAGGAGGCGCTGCAGGCCGTCCTGCCCGCCGCGCACGGAGAGCGCCCTTCGTACGGAGTGATCCTGCTCGACCTCGGCCTGCCCGACCAGGACGGGTACCAGGTCTGCGGCCGGATCCGTAAGCTCACCGCCACCCCCGTGATCATGGTGACGGCGCGGGCGGACGTGCGCTCCCGCATACACGGGCTCAATCTCGGGGCCGACGACTACGTGGTCAAGCCGTACGACACCGGGGAGCTGCTCGCCCGGATCCACGCCGTCAGCCGGCGTAGGGCCGGTGGCGAGGAGTCCGGCGCGGCCGGCGAGGACGCGGCGCTACGGCTCGGCTCCGTCGTCATCGAGCTGCCCACCCGCCGGGTCAGCGTCGACGGCGCCCCCGTGCAGCTCACCCGCAAGGAGTTCGATCTGCTGGCCCTGCTCGCCCAGCGGCCCGGTGTGGTCTTCCGGCGCGAACAGATCATCAGCGAGGTCTGGCGCACCAGTTGGGAAGGGACCGGCCGCACGCTCGAGGTGCATGTCGCCTCGCTGCGTTCCAAGCTGGCCATGCCCGCTCTGATCGAGACCGTGCGTGGCGTCGGCTACCGCCTGGTCGCCCCGGCCGCGTAG
- a CDS encoding amino acid ABC transporter ATP-binding protein, whose amino-acid sequence MSGVSVTKGSEDAVAAAGDLVVLSNVNKHFGALHVLQDIDLTIARGEVVVVIGPSGSGKSTLCRTINRLETIDSGAITIDDRPLPQEGKELARLRADVGMVFQSFNLFAHKTVLENVMLGQVKVRRTTKAAAEAKARALLDRVGVGTQADKYPAQLSGGQQQRVAIARALAMDPKVMLFDEPTSALDPEMINEVLEVMQQLARDGMTMVVVTHEMGFARSAANRVVFMADGKIVEQATPDEFFSNPRSDRAKDFLSKILHH is encoded by the coding sequence ATGAGCGGAGTGTCAGTGACCAAGGGCTCGGAAGACGCCGTAGCGGCGGCGGGCGACCTGGTCGTGCTGTCCAACGTGAACAAGCACTTCGGCGCGCTGCATGTGCTCCAGGACATCGACCTGACCATCGCCCGTGGCGAGGTCGTGGTCGTGATCGGACCCTCGGGGTCCGGCAAGTCCACACTGTGTCGCACCATCAACCGCCTGGAGACGATCGACTCCGGCGCCATCACGATCGACGACCGGCCGCTGCCCCAGGAGGGCAAGGAACTGGCCCGGCTGCGCGCCGACGTCGGCATGGTCTTCCAGTCCTTCAATCTCTTCGCGCACAAGACGGTGCTCGAGAACGTGATGCTGGGCCAGGTCAAGGTCCGCAGGACGACGAAGGCGGCCGCCGAGGCCAAGGCCCGCGCGCTGCTCGACCGGGTGGGTGTCGGCACCCAGGCGGACAAGTACCCGGCACAGCTCTCGGGTGGTCAGCAGCAACGCGTGGCGATCGCGCGGGCGTTGGCGATGGACCCGAAGGTCATGCTGTTCGACGAGCCGACCTCCGCGCTCGACCCCGAGATGATCAACGAGGTTCTCGAGGTCATGCAGCAGCTGGCGCGCGACGGAATGACGATGGTGGTCGTCACCCACGAGATGGGTTTCGCCCGTTCCGCCGCCAACCGCGTGGTGTTCATGGCCGACGGCAAGATCGTTGAACAGGCCACGCCGGACGAGTTCTTCAGCAACCCGCGAAGCGACCGGGCCAAGGACTTCCTTTCGAAAATCCTGCACCACTGA
- a CDS encoding glutamate ABC transporter substrate-binding protein produces MKLRKSAAVAVAVLALTATACGGKEGSAGDKPAVKPGDSSAPQLPKYIVATDVKLESPTFKEAQKRGKLVIGSKADQPYLGFEDQATKERSGFDVEIAKMIAAELGFTEDKIEWKTVDSKSRETAISKGSVDYYVGTYTINDKRKAQVGFAGPYYKAGADLLVRKDETAITGPETLKGKKVCSITGSTPLQEIKKPQYGAETTELAKYSDCVQQLLTKQVDAVTTDDSILKGYAAANAGKLKVVGKPFTEEPYGVGVPKDDTVLRNKINDILEKYTKDGTYKKIYEATLGLSGSAYVEPPAVNRY; encoded by the coding sequence ATGAAGCTCCGCAAGTCCGCGGCCGTGGCCGTCGCCGTGCTCGCGCTCACCGCGACCGCCTGTGGTGGCAAGGAGGGCTCGGCCGGCGACAAGCCCGCCGTGAAGCCCGGCGACTCGAGCGCCCCGCAGCTCCCCAAGTACATCGTCGCCACCGATGTGAAGCTGGAGTCGCCGACCTTCAAGGAGGCGCAGAAGCGCGGCAAGCTGGTCATCGGCTCCAAGGCCGACCAGCCGTACCTCGGCTTCGAGGACCAGGCCACGAAGGAGCGGTCCGGCTTCGACGTCGAGATCGCCAAGATGATCGCGGCGGAGCTCGGCTTCACCGAGGACAAGATCGAGTGGAAGACGGTCGACTCCAAGTCCCGTGAGACGGCGATCTCCAAGGGTTCGGTCGACTACTACGTCGGTACGTACACGATCAACGACAAGCGCAAGGCGCAGGTCGGCTTCGCGGGTCCGTACTACAAGGCCGGCGCCGACCTCCTGGTCCGCAAGGACGAGACCGCGATCACCGGTCCGGAGACCCTCAAGGGCAAGAAGGTCTGCTCCATCACGGGCTCCACCCCGCTGCAGGAGATCAAGAAGCCGCAGTACGGCGCCGAGACCACCGAGCTCGCCAAGTACTCGGACTGCGTGCAGCAGCTGCTGACCAAGCAGGTCGACGCCGTCACCACCGACGACTCGATCCTCAAGGGCTACGCCGCCGCCAACGCCGGCAAGCTCAAGGTCGTCGGCAAGCCGTTCACCGAGGAGCCTTACGGTGTCGGCGTGCCGAAGGACGACACGGTCCTGCGCAACAAGATCAACGACATCCTTGAGAAGTACACCAAGGACGGCACGTACAAGAAGATCTACGAGGCGACTCTGGGTCTCTCCGGCTCCGCGTACGTCGAGCCGCCGGCGGTCAACCGCTACTGA
- a CDS encoding amino acid ABC transporter permease translates to MNVLLDHFPEFRDGFIGTVSITAISSVIALVLGIVVAGFRVSPVPPLRFFGTLWVTLLRNTPLTLLFLVSFFVIPEILFPGMSPFVLGSLALGFYTSAFICEAVRSGISTVPLGQAEAARSLGMTFAQTLRMIVLPQATRTVLPPLSSIFIALTKNSAIAGAFSVTELFGWQTLMSEQGYDIIPIFVWVAAAYLVVTFTISGIFRLLERRMEVAR, encoded by the coding sequence ATGAACGTACTGCTCGACCATTTCCCGGAGTTCCGCGACGGCTTCATAGGAACCGTGTCGATCACCGCCATCAGCTCGGTCATCGCGCTGGTCCTCGGCATCGTCGTCGCCGGCTTCCGGGTCTCGCCCGTGCCACCCCTGCGCTTCTTCGGCACCCTCTGGGTCACCCTGCTGCGCAACACCCCGCTGACGCTGCTCTTCCTGGTCTCGTTCTTCGTCATCCCGGAGATCCTCTTCCCGGGTATGAGCCCGTTCGTGCTCGGCTCGCTCGCGCTCGGCTTCTACACCTCCGCGTTCATCTGCGAGGCCGTCCGGTCCGGCATCAGCACGGTGCCGCTCGGCCAGGCGGAGGCCGCCCGCTCGCTCGGTATGACGTTCGCCCAGACCCTGCGGATGATCGTGCTGCCGCAGGCCACCCGGACGGTGCTGCCGCCCCTGAGCTCGATCTTCATCGCGCTCACCAAGAACTCGGCCATCGCGGGCGCCTTCAGCGTCACCGAGCTCTTCGGCTGGCAGACGCTGATGAGCGAGCAGGGTTACGACATCATCCCGATCTTCGTCTGGGTCGCTGCCGCGTACCTCGTCGTCACCTTCACCATCAGCGGGATCTTCCGTCTCCTTGAGCGCCGCATGGAGGTCGCCCGATGA
- a CDS encoding amino acid ABC transporter permease, with the protein MSASVLYDTPGPKARVRNRIYAVLGTLAIVALMAVSIIRLSEKGHLDPAMWDIFNYAGIRQNIADAVLATLKAFGLAAVGSIVLGVLLAVARLSDHKPVRLLATGFIEVFRSIPLLITIYAVWVGFLVDYSMWALALGLSVYNGCVQAEILRAGVNSVPKGQREAAYALGMSKTQVMTTVLMPQAVRAMLPTIISQLVVTLKDTSLGFVILYPELLQTARLIASNTQVNGQYPYVSTIVVIGIIYIAMCLALSALATWIEKRGRRAKTGILVPDAAAKEVVLTADAGQAFGNTVGGGAGGADGPGITKN; encoded by the coding sequence ATGAGTGCCAGTGTTCTGTACGACACCCCGGGCCCCAAGGCACGCGTCCGCAACCGGATCTACGCCGTCCTGGGCACCCTCGCCATCGTCGCGCTCATGGCCGTGAGCATCATCCGGCTGAGCGAAAAGGGTCATCTCGACCCCGCGATGTGGGACATCTTCAACTACGCGGGCATCCGGCAGAACATCGCCGACGCCGTCCTCGCCACCCTGAAGGCGTTCGGCCTCGCGGCGGTCGGCTCGATCGTCCTCGGTGTGCTCCTGGCCGTCGCCCGGCTCTCCGACCACAAGCCGGTCCGCCTGCTGGCCACCGGCTTCATCGAGGTCTTCCGCTCGATCCCGCTGCTGATCACGATCTACGCCGTGTGGGTCGGCTTCCTGGTCGACTACTCGATGTGGGCGCTCGCGCTCGGCCTGTCGGTCTACAACGGCTGTGTGCAGGCCGAGATCCTGCGCGCCGGCGTGAACTCGGTGCCCAAGGGTCAGCGCGAGGCCGCGTACGCCCTGGGTATGAGCAAGACCCAGGTCATGACGACCGTCCTGATGCCGCAGGCCGTCCGGGCCATGCTGCCGACGATCATCAGCCAGCTGGTGGTCACCCTGAAGGACACCTCGCTCGGCTTCGTGATCCTCTACCCCGAGCTGCTCCAGACGGCCCGCCTGATCGCCTCCAACACGCAGGTCAACGGCCAGTACCCGTACGTGTCCACCATCGTGGTCATCGGCATCATCTACATCGCGATGTGTCTGGCGCTCTCCGCGCTCGCCACGTGGATCGAGAAGCGGGGCCGTCGGGCGAAGACGGGGATCCTCGTCCCGGACGCCGCCGCGAAGGAGGTCGTGCTCACCGCCGACGCCGGTCAGGCCTTCGGGAACACGGTCGGCGGCGGCGCGGGCGGCGCCGACGGGCCTGGTATCACGAAGAACTGA
- a CDS encoding FAD-dependent monooxygenase, with amino-acid sequence MDPVIIVGAGPVGLALSLALASQGVPSVVLDEGPGKEEPRPARTVVLRADMAAMVERLGCATLRDEGVRWVGWRSLRRKQQMRHIELSLGLGGTESDGEGPAAPLHIPQHALARGLRDAIAGQALIQLVAEARLDTIEQDASGVTAHTRGPGGTWWRGSHLVGCDGARSTVRKLLSIRFPGRTAVERHAVAALRTELPWPGEALLHRQPPWRGGGEEVTARPLPDGVWRIDWLLPPRGDLVTPDALVSKIRDTLAGWCGGETPPYELIDTGVHTLHHRLARRWRVDRVFLAGDAAHLLGAVGTQGLDEGLRDADNLAWKLAYAWHHGASDTLLDSYQSERRAAVASRLRAADQSLPVLRGGGGLRTYLSGGTRSHDSLLTDGHLGRGPLGAPPAYPHSPLAPQDAGVSQVAVGTDEGAPVEDVRVTAPDGTTVRLRDRLGQGRLLVLLVAPGTGVWDRRHWMSAGVMPRLVEAVRALPVKAELLVTEAYPAAAAHTVLLVRPDGHLVASFPGVRPEELYAAADATRGGKAAEPEPRRIPPKAPPAAENTPASASGSGPGPGPVAKPASKAIPEPVAKSVSKSVSKKSDRTADIN; translated from the coding sequence GTGGACCCGGTGATCATCGTCGGCGCGGGGCCCGTGGGCCTCGCGCTCTCCCTTGCCCTGGCCTCGCAGGGCGTGCCCAGCGTCGTCCTCGACGAGGGGCCGGGCAAGGAGGAACCCCGCCCCGCCCGCACGGTCGTGCTGCGCGCCGACATGGCGGCCATGGTGGAGCGCCTCGGCTGCGCCACCCTCCGTGACGAGGGGGTCCGCTGGGTCGGCTGGCGCTCACTGCGTCGCAAGCAACAGATGAGGCACATCGAGCTGAGCCTCGGTCTCGGCGGTACGGAGAGTGACGGCGAGGGCCCGGCCGCTCCCCTGCACATCCCCCAGCACGCCCTCGCGCGAGGACTGCGCGACGCGATCGCCGGGCAGGCGCTCATCCAGCTCGTCGCCGAGGCGCGGCTGGACACCATCGAGCAGGACGCGAGCGGTGTCACCGCGCACACCCGCGGTCCCGGTGGGACCTGGTGGCGCGGCAGCCATCTGGTCGGCTGCGACGGCGCCCGCTCCACGGTGCGCAAGCTGCTCTCGATCCGCTTCCCCGGGCGTACGGCGGTGGAGCGGCACGCGGTCGCCGCGCTGCGCACCGAGCTCCCCTGGCCGGGCGAGGCCCTGTTGCACCGCCAGCCGCCGTGGCGGGGCGGTGGCGAGGAGGTCACGGCACGGCCGCTGCCGGACGGTGTCTGGCGGATCGACTGGCTGCTTCCGCCGCGCGGCGACCTCGTCACCCCGGACGCGCTCGTCTCCAAGATCCGCGACACCCTGGCCGGCTGGTGCGGCGGGGAGACACCTCCGTACGAGTTGATCGACACCGGCGTCCACACGCTGCACCACCGGCTCGCGCGGCGCTGGCGGGTGGACCGGGTCTTCCTCGCGGGCGACGCCGCCCATCTGCTCGGCGCTGTGGGCACCCAGGGCCTCGACGAGGGGCTGCGGGACGCCGACAACCTGGCCTGGAAGCTCGCGTACGCCTGGCACCACGGGGCCTCGGACACACTGCTCGACAGTTACCAGAGCGAGCGGCGGGCGGCCGTCGCCTCCCGGTTGCGGGCCGCCGACCAGTCTCTGCCCGTGCTGCGCGGCGGCGGGGGGCTGCGGACGTACCTGTCGGGCGGCACACGGAGCCACGACAGTCTGCTGACGGACGGGCATCTGGGGCGCGGCCCGCTGGGCGCGCCCCCCGCGTATCCGCACTCCCCCCTCGCGCCCCAGGACGCCGGTGTGTCCCAAGTGGCGGTGGGTACGGACGAGGGCGCGCCGGTCGAGGACGTCCGGGTGACCGCGCCGGACGGCACGACCGTGCGGCTCCGGGACCGGCTCGGGCAGGGGCGGCTCCTGGTGCTCCTGGTCGCGCCCGGAACTGGTGTGTGGGACCGGCGGCACTGGATGAGCGCGGGCGTGATGCCCCGACTCGTGGAGGCGGTACGGGCGCTGCCGGTGAAGGCGGAGTTGCTGGTGACGGAGGCGTATCCGGCAGCCGCGGCCCATACCGTCCTGCTGGTACGGCCGGACGGCCATCTGGTCGCCTCGTTCCCCGGGGTCCGGCCGGAGGAGCTGTACGCGGCGGCGGACGCGACGCGGGGCGGCAAGGCGGCCGAGCCCGAGCCGCGCAGGATCCCGCCCAAGGCTCCGCCTGCGGCTGAGAACACCCCCGCATCCGCGTCCGGGTCCGGGCCCGGGCCCGGGCCCGTCGCGAAGCCCGCATCCAAGGCCATCCCCGAGCCCGTGGCCAAGTCGGTGTCCAAGTCCGTGTCCAAGAAGAGCGACCGCACGGCGGACATCAATTGA
- a CDS encoding putative leader peptide — protein MRLWRRVHMDLVRYAGCVCRPSC, from the coding sequence GTGCGCCTGTGGCGGAGGGTCCATATGGACCTCGTCCGCTACGCGGGCTGCGTGTGTCGCCCGTCCTGCTGA
- a CDS encoding cysteine dioxygenase: MPQHVSAPSAPPAASSGSFAPTAADLLDFVRRTASDTELIDALPLDPEGRTWVRLDGPGGSEAWLIGWPPGTGTGWHDHAESQGAFTTARGALKENSLAVRLPSSGWKTLELADGVDRERRLPAGKGRAFGQHHVHEVLNESRDTHAVSVHAYFPPLPLIRRFSRSGAVLRLEQVERPEDWQ; this comes from the coding sequence GTGCCCCAGCATGTCTCCGCGCCTTCAGCGCCCCCCGCTGCCTCATCCGGCTCCTTCGCGCCCACTGCCGCCGACCTTCTGGACTTCGTCCGCCGTACCGCCTCCGACACCGAACTCATCGACGCCCTCCCGCTCGACCCGGAGGGGCGTACATGGGTACGGCTCGACGGCCCCGGTGGCAGCGAGGCGTGGCTGATCGGCTGGCCGCCCGGGACGGGCACCGGCTGGCACGACCACGCCGAGTCGCAGGGCGCGTTCACCACCGCGCGCGGCGCCCTGAAGGAGAACTCGCTGGCGGTACGGCTGCCGTCGAGCGGCTGGAAGACCCTGGAACTGGCCGACGGGGTCGACCGCGAACGGCGGTTGCCGGCGGGCAAGGGGCGCGCGTTCGGACAGCACCATGTGCACGAGGTGCTCAACGAGTCCCGTGACACGCATGCCGTGTCCGTACACGCGTACTTTCCGCCGCTCCCGCTGATCCGGCGTTTCAGCCGATCGGGCGCGGTGCTCCGTCTTGAGCAGGTCGAGCGTCCGGAGGACTGGCAGTGA
- a CDS encoding rhodanese-like domain-containing protein: MSERNEAERVGIDELLERVRSGLDRIDPRAAHEAYEAGDALLVDTRYAALRERDGLVPGALIVERNELEWRLDPLGSHRAAEAHSHDLRVVVFCNEGYASSLAASSLRQLGLHRATDVIGGFQAWKAAGLPVLLPAARG; the protein is encoded by the coding sequence GTGAGCGAGCGGAACGAGGCCGAACGGGTGGGAATCGACGAGTTGTTGGAGCGAGTCAGGTCCGGTCTGGACCGGATCGATCCCCGTGCGGCCCACGAGGCGTACGAGGCGGGTGACGCGCTCCTGGTGGACACCAGGTACGCGGCGCTGCGCGAGCGGGACGGACTGGTCCCCGGCGCGCTGATCGTGGAGCGCAACGAGCTGGAGTGGCGGCTGGACCCGCTGGGCAGTCACCGCGCGGCGGAGGCGCACAGCCACGACCTGCGGGTGGTCGTGTTCTGCAATGAGGGTTACGCGTCCTCGCTGGCGGCCTCGTCGCTGCGGCAGCTGGGTCTGCACCGTGCGACCGATGTGATCGGCGGCTTCCAGGCGTGGAAGGCGGCGGGCCTGCCGGTACTGCTGCCTGCGGCGCGGGGGTAA
- the recA gene encoding recombinase RecA, with protein sequence MEPMAGTDREKALDAALAQIERQFGKGAVMRMGDRTQEPIEVISTGSTALDVALGVGGLPRGRVVEIYGPESSGKTTLTLHAVANAQKAGGQVAFVDAEHALDPEYAKKLGVDIDNLLLSQPDNGEQALEIVDMLVRSGALDLIVIDSVAALVPRAEIEGEMGDSHVGLQARLMSQALRKITSALNQSKTTAIFINQLREKIGVMFGSPETTTGGRALKFYASVRLDIRRIETLKDGTDAVGNRTRVKVVKNKVAPPFKQAEFDILYGQGISREGGLIDMGVEHGFVRKAGAWYTYEGDQLGQGKENARNFLKDNPDLADEIEKKIKEKLGVGVKPEAASAEAGTDAAGGAEPAATDETAKSAPAAKATKATKAPAAKS encoded by the coding sequence CGGCAAGGGTGCCGTGATGCGCATGGGCGACCGCACCCAGGAGCCGATCGAGGTGATCTCCACCGGCTCGACCGCCCTCGACGTCGCCCTCGGCGTCGGCGGTCTGCCGCGCGGCCGTGTCGTGGAGATCTACGGACCGGAGTCCTCCGGTAAGACGACCCTGACCCTGCACGCCGTCGCCAACGCCCAGAAGGCCGGCGGTCAGGTGGCGTTCGTGGACGCCGAGCACGCCCTCGACCCCGAGTACGCCAAGAAGCTCGGCGTCGACATCGACAACCTCCTCCTGTCCCAGCCGGACAACGGTGAGCAGGCCCTCGAGATCGTCGACATGCTGGTCCGCTCCGGCGCCCTCGACCTGATCGTCATCGACTCCGTCGCCGCGCTCGTTCCGCGTGCGGAGATCGAGGGCGAGATGGGCGACTCACACGTGGGTCTGCAGGCCCGTCTGATGAGCCAGGCCCTCCGGAAGATCACCAGCGCGCTCAACCAGTCCAAGACCACTGCGATCTTCATCAACCAGCTCCGCGAGAAGATCGGCGTCATGTTCGGCTCGCCGGAGACCACGACCGGTGGCCGCGCCCTGAAGTTCTACGCCTCGGTGCGTCTCGACATCCGCCGCATCGAGACCCTCAAGGACGGCACGGACGCCGTCGGCAACCGCACGCGCGTCAAGGTCGTCAAGAACAAGGTCGCGCCGCCGTTCAAGCAGGCCGAGTTCGACATCCTCTACGGCCAGGGCATCAGCCGCGAGGGCGGCCTGATCGACATGGGCGTGGAGCACGGCTTCGTCCGCAAGGCCGGCGCCTGGTACACGTACGAGGGCGACCAGCTCGGCCAGGGCAAGGAGAACGCCCGCAACTTCCTGAAGGACAACCCCGACCTCGCCGACGAGATCGAGAAGAAGATCAAGGAAAAGCTCGGCGTCGGGGTCAAGCCGGAGGCCGCGTCGGCCGAGGCGGGCACGGACGCCGCAGGTGGCGCGGAGCCGGCGGCGACGGACGAGACGGCCAAGTCCGCTCCGGCGGCGAAGGCCACCAAGGCGACCAAGGCCCCGGCGGCCAAGAGCTGA